The Vanessa atalanta chromosome 4, ilVanAtal1.2, whole genome shotgun sequence genome segment aaatgtaattttattcaataaaataccattgaatctttagtatttttatataatatccgtAAGAAAAATAACCACATATTCCTTACTAATGAGCGTACAATATAGTAACCTCTATTATAAAGGCAgctatctttattaattaaaatgtgctTTTATATTTCACAAGGATCTCTTAAAACCTTAATCTTATATCTGCGCCCATTGTTGGAGGCTCTCAGGCAGGAAGCACAAAGGCACTAACTAGTATGCTACCCCTCAAGTGATACAGGTCAGACTTTGACCTGCGCACTTTACAATGTATGTGTGACGCTACTTTTAGAcaactaaagtaaaaataaggaaaataatttatttaaagagataaatatacaaaaataaatagtaatgatATGCCCCCGCGGTGTAAACCGAGGAATCTTAACCCAAATTGTGGTTTCAAAGTCGGGtcaatgaattttaatgtgctaaatatttgtaaataatttagctTATGCTCGGCGgtaatggaaaacatcgtgaggaaatctgtataTGCCGAATGGAAATTTGACACATGTTTCATTCAACATTCACcattcttttaaaacaaaaggcgGCCcgcgcaaaaaaaaaaatcaaaataatccgAGTCCTTTACGTTTGaatgattgttttttgttatatccaaaatttttacagttttttttttgtataaaacatttatgtaaGCCGAAGGAcctcaaatgtttttatatggaATATTGTGAAAAGGAGATAAATACTAAGAAATAAGTATTTACCTAGAAAAGTAATAATTGAACAtacctttaatttattatgaaacaaacCAAAAGTGCATGACATAAGAGAGTtctgagaaataataaaatttttcttaaataaagtgATGTATCTGTGATTATCTAATATATGATACAACTCTGATACGGAACATTGTGTCTGCATACTCGATGAAACCCTTCTCGCATTGCAAgctagttaaaatatttcagcgataataaataatgaactgctcttttaatttttatctttatattttgtagCGTGTACGGTGTATGCATTTATTTGACAGCTTTTATCACAGAAAATTGATGAATATTGATTTCGGGTAAAgcgaaaataaatgttttttttttttttgtaaaacttattaatgaatgaatgaaattaaacCTTTGGTTGCGGTTTAGTAATCTGCTCCAGGAGCGGGGGGTAGAGGGGCTCTGGGGAAGTATATGAGTATTCTCCCTATGCTCTGGTACCATTCCCATCATGCGAATTTGCTTCGTTCTTGAGATATTGGCAAAAACTAATCATATAATTCTAACCTCAAAACAggctatttattaacaatttcgaaACTCAGTGGCCTTCGGCGCTACGGGATGTGCACCCCCTTCGCGCCTTCGGTTTCTTAAAAAACACTCTAGGGGTAAGTCCGACAAGACCATATTGAGTCAGAGTTAACAGAGTCGGTTTTGTgtcaattttatacaatcaaatgtataaatctaAGCTTTCTAGCAAAATCATCGAAATAAAtcacaacaaacaaaatgagCACTGTTTCGAAATACGCGAGTCAAAAAGAAACAACGaacgacatatttaaatatgaataacgtCAAAACACATTCGTGATATTTGACAAATTCATTTAGCGTTTTGACATATGACAAGCACCTTATGTATATTGCATCCTTGTCGaacttatacaaaatagttactTATCCTGCTCTTATATCGTGTATAGGTTATGAtagattttcttaattttctcgAAAATGGTGCAGTTTCGCAGGACGCGAGTGGTATTGTTGTAATCAGGGACCAATTCTCtaacatatacaacaatttGTTTCCCCAAAATCGTGGAGGATTATTCTAAACCCAAcccaaaccttttttttaagaatgtacAATTACTTTTATACTGCTTTGTATTAACTAAAAGTTGAGAGGTGTCAAGGGACACCCggatggaacgaagttcttattattatcagaaattattgttattattttttattatgtacaaaaacctgtatacactcaacaaaaataatcgtcgcGACACCAAACTGTTCAAtgcgaaatagaaatgaaaatatctggcttgctttctataagagagagagagagagacagacagagaaacATGCGCACGCCGCACAGCTTACAATAGCAAAAAGTGTCGTTACAACTTTTCGTGAGAATTGTTTCCGTCTAGCCCCCTTTCACAACGCGCgataaggaacttcgttccaatataattatgtaggtCTAGATTGTGTCGAAGCTGAGAATgtgtcgaataaaataaatatgtatgacgATGATgaatgacaaatatatatagcatGACGTTTGGTGAGCGTCAAGCGTAGCTATCACGCACACAAAGGTAATAAAGATGATCAATTGTGTTAGTTTTTTTGTGGTGCGACACCATCtgggtatataaataatgtaagatgTAATATGTAacctttttcataatatatttgaagaatatattaaaacgatttgGATAAGGTCATGAAATGATTTATATGATACAAATTGAAATTAGTATGAAACagttttgacataaaaaaatgccTTTATTGAAACGGAATTTTTCGacatttaatgtatttcaatCAAGAAGTCACGTGTGGTAACAGTTCAGAAATTGCAATTAATTCCTCACAGGACAGGTGTGTCATAGGTTTTAAATCAATCTTAGGTTTTCAGTTATCGTTCCAATGTCAATAGTATTTTAAGAGAGATATATCATAGCGAACAAGAACCTCTTCGAGCGAGGTATATTTCTGGacttgattttcttttattgcaGTCATTGTTGCAATTTAACGAACACAAGTTCCAATAAGTAACGTTGTCGCTCCCACACATCGGCTGATAACCGCCTGGGCAATGACTACAatcacaataatcatttttacatTCGCCATCGTGGAAAATACTTAACGTATTATTACTTTTTGGATTGATTTTGCTGTCACATCGAAGTTCGCAAAGATTACTATAGGTTTTATGATTCGTACCGCAAACTGGTGAGTAGACATCTGTGCAGTAACAATTAGGACACGGGCCTTTGCTAATCATTTTCAAATAGGGATTGCGTAAGCGTTTCGCATCACAATCAAGATGACACGGGTTTTGATATGTTTTGGGTTCCATAATTCCGTCGCTGCCACAAACAGGGCTCAGAGTAGCAGGACAGTTACAGactttacatatatttctatTGGCAACTGTTACAGCAGGTGTCTTTGAGTACGAGGTTAGTCTGTTCTGGCACTCTATGAAACAGAGGTTATCATATACGACACTGTCACTCCCACAGACGGGTTCCATCTTCTTAGGACATTGGCATCCATTTAAACAAGCTCCAACATTTTGAAATCCAATGGGCAAATCGCCATTTAATTTGGTATGTTTTGCTGTGCAGTCGAGAACGCACTGATTTCTGTACACAACGTTGTTTGTACCGCAAACAGGTGATGCCAGGGTTGTGCATCCACAAGGCGGTCCGACGCAAGAGGTTCTATAAGCGAGATATATGATTGGTTGGTTTTGTTTCAATCGCTTAAAGTTTTCACAAGTTAATTCACACTCATTAGGGTATGTTACACCATCTAAAGTGCAAATTGGTAGGTCCACGTTTTGACAAATGCATGGAGTACACTTGCTTTCATCCTGAGGGACTATTGGTGCTAAACCTTTATTCTTGTTCTCATTACTAGTACAATTGAGAAGACATTGATTGTAGTAAATAATGCCATCAGAGCCACATACTGGATTGAATGTATACTCACAAGGACAAATCGTTGTCGCGAGATATATTGTTTTGGTCACTATTAAAGTATCACATTCGATTGGCGGGACTTTCAATATTGTTAGGAGTGATAGCGCACCtgaaataaatcaatgttttttatgttattcattatatacctacatataaaatgatatattttgctAAGTTGGTGGCTATCTACTTATCGTCGCAGTTATTAGAAAAGgttgtatgtaaaattatgtGTACTTTGCAGCattatttcgtatatattaatttattatttaaaattttctgtgGACTGTGTCTATGGTAAATAATGTCTAATTGACTTCTTCATAATTCATCtaagatgaatattttattcttggGACATGCTTGCCGTtgggaaaaaaaaacaactatttgcATAATGCAGTCCCTCAACAGAAGTATTTGCCTATGTAACAGTTCAAATTCTAGCATTACATAAGTGAGTGAGAAGAACTGAGCATTACAGTGTGCATTCTGTCCGACATAGCTGAGCCGACTGCAGGAAAAAGTCAAGATCGAATACCTATTCGATTGTTACATTACAGGATAATATTTTCGGCGAGGTCCGGCCGGCCTTACATATATATCTCTTTGACTGACTATATAGATATTGACATTTTAAGCGTCccactttaaaataaaagattaccagaattaaaaatacaaaattcttaAAAGGGAATACCGGGTTCTTAATAAGCCCGTTGAAGCACCAATTTGAATTGAAATCTAAAAGAGAAAAAACAGAGGAGCTTGGCGGTAGGGATTTGTTTCTCAGTAGTTGGGCTTTGTAAAGGCCACCTAAGTAAGTATTCTACTAATACCATAcagtaaatgttaataaataatataaaaaatatacgtttatataaatatatctttcttCTGCGTTTTATGTAggatacataaaatcaaatcaaatcaaaatatactcaattctagtaggcttttacaagcacttttgaatcgtcatttaacaaactatattaagtaaagctaccaccggttcggaatgtagattctatcgagaagaaccagtAAGACactcagaagttactctttttcaacatttaaaaatacagtcatgttagttaaatacaattatatatgtatgtaatatatcctgcctggaagtcaacaagtattaactccacgatttttatcatctatataatcttgtatcgaataatatgccttctttaccaatgtattttttacaaattatttgaatttatgaaacggcaaagttaaaaatcgcGTGGCTTAGCttgcttaataataaaaccagAGTTAAATACGACCCATTTCAATAAAAGTTAGTTTATTAGTAAGGTTATTTATACTTACATAGTATTCGGTTCATAACGAAGAATCTGCACTTCAGCCGAGTGGTGTACCTGTATGTACTGAGCaccttatttatacttaaacatgtaaaatataaatgaaatagtgCAAGGTacaaataagtacatattatatagcttAATTAAGCGATATAAAAAACCAGTCTTGACacatatgttaattaattatcttttcagttttttttttgtatttctgatCTTTTATGTTTCGAAGTTGGTCATAATATATCAGAATAATATAGTCGGTCTGTATGTTATGGTAACCAAAGATTGACAGCTTACTAGAACAACATGGTATATGTGAATATGATGTCATGAACTTGACCGATTCCAGGTTCGGCAGACATTATCAAGGGAGACCAGACATCTATGCTGGACATATTACTATAGTGTGTGCGAAAACACAGATCCACTTTCCCTATTATTCTACTCCCTCATGCTCATAGtctgatgggacggcaaatccgactcCAGGCTGATAATGTCTCTATCGAAAAgtgattatacattatttattgggtttttccTGTCGAAAAGGAATGCGTAACTTGTAAATAGaatgttaatgataaattaatttgtatgataagggtttaataataataataataataatctttatttgttaaattacttaTCTTACAATCTGTAACGATGTATGgcgattaataaatatttcaggtTTCTGAATCGCGCAGCCTAGATATTTTTAGtgggtatgttttttttttatgatatcggtcggtgaccacttacctgatggtaagtggtcaccaccgcccatagacaatggcgttgtaagaaatattaaccattccttagatcactaatgcgccaccaaccttgggaactaaaatgttacgtcccttgtgcctgtagttgcactggctcactcacccttcaaaccggaacactgaGTAAATATCAAAAAGCAAGTGTaacatttctatattgaataaagatttttgtttaaaaattgaaaaatttaaaaaaattgttaaggaacgcttgtgtgcgaaaggttactatacaattagtgagtttatgtttgatagcacaccttgggaatgaaacgatcgcctcctggctgtttctactcatatacaattatgcatataataaatttgacgtaaaaaaaaagtcccgctgagtttcgccggttcttctcaggtcagggtgttttctttttccgaaccggtggtagtgtttaacttgacaatcaataagaaagtgtaatacttctatattgaataaaggaatttgagtttgagtttgactttttattttgactttgaagACTCGTCCAACCGCCTGATGACGCTGTAAAGGCTACTATGGCCAATATCTAAGGTcaatgcgaaaaaaaaaactacagttGGAATGTTTGCGTTTGGTATTATTGAACATCGTTCCTCGGTCATATTTCGGGGGTAAATAAATTCTACGTAAAAATTGAacgaatgttaataattattattggtctCTTGTATGAATTTATCAGGCTGATGATAAAATAAGCATATGTAATGTACGTTACTGcagaaagatatatttttaccaaacTGGTATTTGATTGTGTTTGTAGGTTAACTagagcatttttatttaacgagaAATATTAGATGTTTTCGAACGCGAGGCCCACGTAAATATAACATATCTGCTCTATCTAGGTCagtgtttttttacattttccttCAAAAAAATGGTACTCTACGATAAGACGTGTCATATGTGATCAAGGAAATAGCAGCTATTGTAAGACGAATGACGAGAAGCATCAGAGGGTGCTTTACGGTTTAAAAATTGgagctatttttattattaaagttagttAGTTAACGGAATCAAAATAGTTTGTACGCCGTCGTTAAGATAATTTAATGGAAATCAATTCTgtactttttaatgatttaatctaATAGAAATGTAAGGATTAACATAATAGTCTAAAAACATTTCCCGTCAATATCGTGTGCGAATAAAATCACTaattaagtcatttttttttttcaattttcttaaGGTACCTTTAAAGGAAAAAGGGAACCTTTATAAGATCACTTCCATCCATCAGTCTGTCCATCAAGACCCTTTTTTTTGGGAACACGtaagatgaaattaaattcaaatactgAGGTCAGCGGTCTCTCGGAGCTGTCAAAAATCCGACCTTCTTAGTCTACGCCATTAAAAGGTATGGCCATTTATGTCGTATTTCCGATACATTTGCACGTGGAATCAAAACCTGTAGGGTACTTCCCTTTGCTCGTGAATCGTGAAATAGAATAATGTATTTGGCAAAGGCATCTTGTAGCACAAGCATAGGAAAAAGTCAGAAAATCGGTAAATTATTCAGTATTGTGTGGTGGTACGATTTAAACAAATGAAGAACTATTTCTACAAGATTTCTACAGAAGTCTAGTAACTTATTGAATCAtttttgtaagatatatttCGAAACAAATAATAGTCCTAACGgacttttttctatattaatttgacaaacaGTGTGGAGATTTTGTAGTagggtatatttttttcaattaagtatACTACAATAAATGGCCGATCAtatcaataaacaatatatacatatatatattaaaaaaaaaaacaaactttatttcaCCAAAATTctcttgtatttatatttgacacacatatatttaacacatttttaaacttatttactttaatatgaaTGGTTTTTAGTCTCTTAAACAGCttttaatttccattaaaaaatatatacctttttctttagaaatatgttttttctGCAACCGTTACCAGATTTTAGGTACGTAGTTAGTTGTTAAAGGTACAACATCACAACAATTTCTTTTGACAACCTTCAACATAGTGTTTTAATATAAGCAGTGACGACGATACATGATAAACAAatgaactaatataataaataatataagaaattgaCAAAAAACAATCGcctgataaaattttaatagcaatAACTCTATAATGCGCATAATGTGTTAAATTTATGAAGGATTATTATTAATCgagtttaaaatgtatatggttaaaatataacatcttttgtttaatattcaacGTTTATCAGTTTTTCtgtaattgttgttttataagaACAAAGAAAGTACTATTTTAGAACAttctagaatatatattattttaaatttataatttgatggctcgaaatgtatgtatttaataagaaagttaaaggttaaaataacatataaaatgcgtttttaatataaacaaataaataagtttcaaaAGAGTTTTGATTCCATTATAGTTAAGTTAGTATaagataacaaaatattatagtttataatataattagcatGTAATGTGAAtgtgaataatttaatcttttaacaataaccatttttatcaattttgacaACAGATATTCCTTTACTCTGATTACACTGGTTTTGGCAGTACATCAAGCAGGAGTTCCAATAGGTTTTATAATCATCTCCACACACAGGGCTAAACAAAAGTGGGCAATTATCACAGTTGTAATCGAATTCATGACATTTGCCTTTATAATGTATGCTTAAAAGTGGATAATTGTGTCGTTTACGTATCTTATTTTCACAATCCAATTGGCATGTATTTGTGTATGTGTTGCTATCGCTAGCACAGATGGGATTATATTCATCAGAACAAATACATCCTCCGCAGTCTCCTTCGTGTACAACAAACAGAGGTGGTCTGCCGAGGTATTCTAATCGTGTACTTTCACATTCGAGTAGACATACATTACTGTATGTATTACCGTCACTACCGCAGATTGGGTTGTAGTCAAAGGGACACTTGCAATTTTGACAAACTCCGTTGTACTGAATTTTGATAGATGTTTCGTTCGATAATTGATTAATGTCAGCACAGTTTAAGTAACAAGCATTACGGTATGACTTATTATTAGTTCCGCAAACGGGAATAACCGTGTTGTAGCATTCACATGGCTTTTTGCATATTCCTTTGTATAGTGGTTCAATAGGCGATAATCCTTCTTGTTCCAGATA includes the following:
- the LOC125078007 gene encoding serine protease inhibitor dipetalogastin-like: ITTSGNLSYLCPRQPPQYRTTNSALSLLTILKVPPIECDTLIVTKTIYLATTICPCEYTFNPVCGSDGIIYYNQCLLNCTSNENKNKGLAPIVPQDESKCTPCICQNVDLPICTLDGVTYPNECELTCENFKRLKQNQPIIYLAYRTSCVGPPCGCTTLASPVCGTNNVVYRNQCVLDCTAKHTKLNGDLPIGFQNVGACLNGCQCPKKMEPVCGSDSVVYDNLCFIECQNRLTSYSKTPAVTVANRNICKVCNCPATLSPVCGSDGIMEPKTYQNPCHLDCDAKRLRNPYLKMISKGPCPNCYCTDVYSPVCGTNHKTYSNLCELRCDSKINPKSNNTLSIFHDGECKNDYCDCSHCPGGYQPMCGSDNVTYWNLCSLNCNNDCNKRKSSPEIYLARRGSCSL